ACTGTGCCCATACTGCCAAGTCGCGACGGTGATCGTCGGCGAGAACACTTGCGACGGCAAGAAGAAGATGTATGAGATAATGTCCGAGCACAAGGACGTCTACGTGATGGAAATGCCTCAGGTGAAAAATGAAGAAGGTCTCGAGTACTGGTACGAGCAATTAATCAAATTCAAGGAGTTCGTAGAGGAACTATCTGGGAACGAAATTACCTACGAGTCTTTATTAGACGCTATAGAGCGTGTGAACGCTAAGCGGGCAGCTCTTAAGAAGTTGTACGAGCTTAGGAAGCACGATCCGGCACCTATAAGTGGACGTGATGCGAACCTGATAGCTCAAATAGCGTTTTACGATGATGTTGATCGATTCACTAAGAAGGTGAACGAACTCAACGAAGAGCTCGAAAAACGTGTGGAGGAAGGCGAAGGTATCGCCGAGGAAGCACCGAGAATCCTAGTAGCCAGCACGCCGATGCCGATCCCACACTGGAAGCTACTTCACATCGTGGAGTCTTGCGGCGCGGTGGTAGTCTGCGAGGAATCGTGTACGGGCACCAGGTACTTCGAACGGGAGGTCAGCACGGAAGGAGACGATGTCGAAGATCTGATTAAGAATATCGCAGAAGCGTACATGGAAACGAAATGTGCAATTTTCACACCGAATGACGAGAGGATCGAAGATATTATTAAGAAATACGAGGAGTGGAACTGTGATGGAGTGATACTGTATAACCTTAAATTCTGTCAACCGTACGCTGTGGAACACTCGAAGATCGAAAGTATGCTAAAAGAAGAAGGAATCCCCACGTTGAGACTTGAATCAGACTACAGCGAGGAGGACGTAGGGCAACTGAAAACGAGAATCGAGACGTTCCTAGAGTCGATCGCTTAGGCCCGCTCACGCCATCTCCTCTATTTTCTCTATTATCATTTGTAGGATTTGTTTGTCGTTGGGTATTTGTTCTGGTGGTTCGGTTATTTTCTTCATTCTGATTGGTACTGCGTCCATTCTGTAGGCGGTTCCTTCCCATTCTATGCCCGCGATGGCTACTGGTATGTATAAGTCTGAGAGTTCTGCTGTTGGCGTCCAGTGTGGGTCGATGCATACGAGTGGTATTCTAGCCATGTGTTCTACTGCTTTTTGTGGGAAGTGTGCGCCTGGGTCGCTTGCGATGACCATCATCGCGTCGGCTTCTCCTCTGATTAGTAAGTCTACAGTACTCGTTTCACCCGGGTTATACCGCGGGTATCCTCTAGTGAAGTCTACAGCGTACGGGTATCCCGTCGTCCATGCTAGTACTTCATTGAACCCAGTCACATTGTAATGACCTCGCATCATGATTAGAGTCCACTTCGAGTACTCGTTCAAATCCCTGATTAGGCAGATTGCATTATCAATGTTCCGATGCCTACCGCGAGACATTGTCAAACCCATTCCCCAGAATAGTGTACCAAAGCTAGCCTCCTTGAGCAAGTCAGCGACCTCGTAGACTAGTTCTACCGGTACTCCAGCCACTTTCTCACGCTCGATTTCAAGCCCATGAACAGCCATTCGAAGCGCGCTGATTAACTCGTAATCCTCGTTCGGCTTGACTTGTATGTAAACGTCAGCCAGTCTAGACGTGGCAGTCCTCCGCGGGTCAACGACGATCACAGTACGATCCCCACGACCCTTCGGCCTGAAATAACCCCTAGCAAACACTGGATACCGACTCATATGCCGCGGATGAGCATGCATCGGATTACAACCCCAGTAAATCACCGTATCAGCCCTGTTCTTCACCTCACCCAACGTACACCCCGGAACACCAACATCCTGCAACCCCAACACCGAAGGACCGTGTCACACTGAGGCCGTGTTGTCGATGACGCCACCGACTAGTTCTGCTAGTTCAACACCCTTCTCCTGTGCCTCTACCAACGTCGCGGACCAACCGTACAGGATCGGTAACTTAGCCTCAACGAGTATCCTAGCCGCTTCTTCCGCAGCATCCTCGTAGTCAATCTTCTTCCACTCTCCATTCTCCCTGATCATCGGTTCCGTATGACGATGCTCCTCCTGCGCACTCAAGAACTTCGCAGCACCAATCCTACAAGCATGCCGAACCTCCACGATCTCACCGTCCTCCACGACCACCTCCAAATCATCACACAACGTACCACAGAACGGACAAACCACGTCCCTGATCACCTTACGACTCATATAGCCCCCCTAGACAATGCGATCATTTCAGCTTTTGAAAGTTATTAATCTTAGAGTTCAATGGTCATTCGTGTTATAAATGGATTATGAACCTAGTATTCATTTCTCTAATACCCATAAAGCAGCTCCTAATGCTCCAGCTATGTGGGCTTCATCCGGCACATTTATCCTCATCTTCAGCCTGTCTGAGAGGAGCTCGGTGAAGACTCGACAGCGCGTCATACCACCGACTAGCACTACCTCGGGCTCCGGTGACACCTTGTCAGCCATGGTGGCGACGCGCTCTGCCACAGAGTCGAGGATGCCCAGCAGAATTCTTTCGACGTCGATCCCGCGGTTCACCAGCGAGATCACCTCAGTCTCCGCGAAGACCGCGCACATCGAGTTGATCTTCACGGGATCATCCGCGCAGTTCACGTGTTCGTCGACCTCCGACATTTCGATCCCGAGCCGTCGGCACACGTTCTCGACGAACCTCCCGGTACCGGCAGCGCACTTGTCGTTCACCTGGAAGTCCACGACCTTGCCGTCTTTCACCTTCATCACCTTGGTATCCTGGCCGCCCACGTCTATCACCGTCCTGGCGCCTTCGACCAGTCTGGAGGCGCCTAGAGCGACCGCTGGGAGCTCGGGCACGGTCTCGTCAAACTCGTCGCTCAGAGCCTCTCTACCGTATCCTGTGACGGCCGTGACGTCGAACTCGTCGATGTCCGCACTTAGCTCGTCCATGGCACGTCGCAGCACCTCTTTC
Above is a window of Methanopyrus sp. SNP6 DNA encoding:
- a CDS encoding double-cubane-cluster-containing anaerobic reductase; translated protein: MRKYQVEGILLDIRDIWKELGIDLERHDKLLEALPETYEQIFLSQENRPERMSYFDEVVADIHGTRVQELYEMREEGKPILGTFCVYVPEEIVLAAGGVCMGLCGGSEFPIPDAEKYLPRDLCPLIKSSFGFLVSRLCPYCQVATVIVGENTCDGKKKMYEIMSEHKDVYVMEMPQVKNEEGLEYWYEQLIKFKEFVEELSGNEITYESLLDAIERVNAKRAALKKLYELRKHDPAPISGRDANLIAQIAFYDDVDRFTKKVNELNEELEKRVEEGEGIAEEAPRILVASTPMPIPHWKLLHIVESCGAVVVCEESCTGTRYFEREVSTEGDDVEDLIKNIAEAYMETKCAIFTPNDERIEDIIKKYEEWNCDGVILYNLKFCQPYAVEHSKIESMLKEEGIPTLRLESDYSEEDVGQLKTRIETFLESIA
- a CDS encoding formylmethanofuran dehydrogenase subunit B, with protein sequence MSRKVIRDVVCPFCGTLCDDLEVVVEDGEIVEVRHACRIGAAKFLSAQEEHRHTEPMIRENGEWKKIDYEDAAEEAARILVEAKLPILYGWSATLVEAQEKGVELAELVGGVIDNTASVUHGPSVLGLQDVGVPGCTLGEVKNRADTVIYWGCNPMHAHPRHMSRYPVFARGYFRPKGRGDRTVIVVDPRRTATSRLADVYIQVKPNEDYELISALRMAVHGLEIEREKVAGVPVELVYEVADLLKEASFGTLFWGMGLTMSRGRHRNIDNAICLIRDLNEYSKWTLIMMRGHYNVTGFNEVLAWTTGYPYAVDFTRGYPRYNPGETSTVDLLIRGEADAMMVIASDPGAHFPQKAVEHMARIPLVCIDPHWTPTAELSDLYIPVAIAGIEWEGTAYRMDAVPIRMKKITEPPEQIPNDKQILQMIIEKIEEMA
- a CDS encoding acyl-CoA dehydratase activase; this translates as MRVLGVDAGSSNLKCAIVEDDSLEDYTVVESTGPVKEVLRRAMDELSADIDEFDVTAVTGYGREALSDEFDETVPELPAVALGASRLVEGARTVIDVGGQDTKVMKVKDGKVVDFQVNDKCAAGTGRFVENVCRRLGIEMSEVDEHVNCADDPVKINSMCAVFAETEVISLVNRGIDVERILLGILDSVAERVATMADKVSPEPEVVLVGGMTRCRVFTELLSDRLKMRINVPDEAHIAGALGAALWVLEK